One Streptomyces mobaraensis NBRC 13819 = DSM 40847 DNA segment encodes these proteins:
- a CDS encoding DUF397 domain-containing protein, producing the protein MKSSGRIPESAWRKSSYSNNDGSECVEVAHRADSAVPVRDSKRPHGPHLTLPAPAWTTFIDAVKGRTLRG; encoded by the coding sequence GTGAAGTCGAGCGGCCGAATACCTGAGTCGGCCTGGAGAAAGTCGAGTTACAGCAACAACGACGGCAGCGAATGCGTCGAAGTGGCGCACCGCGCCGACAGTGCCGTCCCCGTCCGGGACAGCAAACGGCCCCACGGGCCGCACCTCACCCTCCCGGCCCCCGCCTGGACCACCTTCATCGACGCCGTCAAGGGGCGGACGCTGCGCGGGTGA
- a CDS encoding acyl-ACP desaturase: MSPGTAESVLRELEPSVERLLNRHLAVARDWLPHQYVPWSAARDFDGPLEGSGWDPGQSALPHAVQDALVINLLTEDNLPSYHFEIASRLGRDGAWGTWVHRWTAEEDRHSSVLRAYLHARRGVDPVALENLRMRHVGNGYHNDLPTPLHLLAYVTVQELATRQAHRNTGAACGDHVGEALMARISADENLHMLFYRGLYEDAIRAFPDDALVALADVIRGFRMPGTEIPGFRARAARVAAAGIFNLDVHLEYVLRPLVRALGVMTTTGLGPAGREAQEHIGRQMEQLEAQASRARDVYVRLNACRASGPATEEQEIPA; encoded by the coding sequence GTGTCCCCTGGCACGGCGGAAAGCGTCCTGCGGGAGTTGGAACCATCTGTCGAGCGGTTGCTGAACCGGCATCTGGCGGTTGCACGTGACTGGTTGCCCCATCAGTACGTGCCGTGGAGTGCGGCGAGGGACTTCGACGGGCCGCTGGAAGGCTCGGGCTGGGATCCGGGGCAGTCGGCGCTGCCGCATGCGGTCCAGGACGCGCTGGTCATCAACCTGCTGACCGAGGACAACCTGCCCAGCTACCACTTCGAGATCGCCTCACGGCTCGGCCGTGACGGTGCCTGGGGCACGTGGGTCCACCGGTGGACGGCGGAAGAGGACAGGCACTCGTCCGTCCTGCGCGCCTACCTCCACGCTCGGCGGGGCGTGGATCCTGTCGCCCTCGAAAACCTGCGGATGCGGCACGTGGGCAACGGATACCACAACGACCTGCCGACTCCGCTGCATCTTCTGGCCTACGTCACGGTGCAGGAACTGGCGACCCGTCAGGCGCACCGCAACACCGGCGCGGCGTGCGGGGACCACGTCGGTGAGGCGCTCATGGCCAGGATCTCGGCCGACGAGAACCTGCACATGCTCTTCTACCGGGGCCTGTACGAGGACGCGATCCGAGCGTTTCCCGACGACGCCCTCGTCGCCCTCGCCGACGTGATCCGCGGCTTCCGGATGCCCGGCACCGAGATCCCCGGCTTCCGGGCGCGCGCCGCGCGCGTGGCCGCGGCGGGCATCTTCAACCTGGACGTCCATCTCGAATACGTGCTTCGGCCGCTGGTGCGGGCGCTCGGCGTGATGACCACGACCGGGCTGGGGCCGGCCGGGCGGGAGGCGCAGGAGCACATCGGGCGGCAGATGGAACAGCTCGAGGCGCAGGCATCCCGCGCGCGTGACGTCTACGTCCGTCTCAACGCATGCAGGGCGTCCGGCCCGGCGACGGAGGAACAGGAGATCCCGGCATGA
- a CDS encoding acyl carrier protein, with protein sequence MTQSPDQAEQSALPENLLALLTDHLGVRAHPENLSAGMTFESLGMDSLSLMELVVAAEEKFAVVLPEDALDLAPSSTLAEAARAFRNARAV encoded by the coding sequence ATGACACAGTCACCGGACCAGGCGGAACAGTCGGCGCTCCCCGAGAACCTGCTGGCCTTGCTGACCGACCACCTGGGCGTGCGTGCGCACCCCGAGAACCTCTCCGCCGGGATGACGTTCGAAAGCCTCGGCATGGATTCCCTGTCGCTGATGGAACTCGTGGTCGCCGCGGAGGAGAAGTTTGCCGTCGTCCTGCCCGAGGACGCACTGGACCTCGCTCCCTCCTCGACCCTCGCCGAGGCGGCTCGCGCCTTCCGGAACGCGCGTGCGGTCTGA
- a CDS encoding beta-ketoacyl-[acyl-carrier-protein] synthase family protein — protein MRSEVAVTGLGLVTPAGHTVSANWEALCRGRSLAATDPELAGLPVDFSCRVRDLDVDGELGRPLARRTDRFIQFALIAARRAVADAGLDPSSWRGERIGVILGVGSNSLSSYVDEFCRLGAGKPERVSPLALPRSVPNMAASEVAIDLGVRGPNFTTSSACASGATAIGVARDLLRSGTCDIVLAGGSESARSRMAATCFTRMRALSRRREQPALACRPFDAERDGMVLGEGAAVLVLERPATARARRARVLALLGGYGAGSDAYHPVAPHPGGEGAARAISAALADAGCGPRDIGLVNAHGTATVLSDASEAAALTRVFGADAPPVTASKGVIGHTLGAAGAVQAAYTVLALRHGAVPPVANFAHQEGDHKLDIVAGHPRATAAEAGISCSFGFGGQNAVLLFTAP, from the coding sequence GTGCGGTCTGAGGTAGCCGTCACCGGCCTCGGCCTGGTGACCCCCGCGGGGCACACGGTGTCGGCGAACTGGGAGGCCCTGTGCCGGGGCCGTTCGCTCGCCGCGACCGACCCCGAACTGGCCGGCCTTCCCGTCGACTTCTCCTGTCGGGTCCGCGACCTGGACGTCGACGGGGAGCTCGGCCGGCCCCTTGCCCGCCGAACGGACCGTTTCATCCAGTTCGCCCTGATCGCCGCACGCCGGGCCGTCGCCGACGCCGGGCTCGATCCGTCGTCCTGGAGGGGAGAGCGGATCGGAGTGATTCTCGGCGTCGGGTCGAACAGCCTGAGTTCCTACGTCGACGAGTTCTGCCGTCTCGGCGCCGGGAAGCCGGAGCGTGTCTCGCCGCTCGCCCTGCCGCGCAGTGTGCCCAACATGGCCGCGAGCGAGGTCGCGATCGATCTCGGCGTCCGCGGTCCCAACTTCACCACCTCCAGCGCCTGCGCCTCGGGCGCGACCGCCATCGGCGTCGCACGCGACCTGCTGCGCTCGGGGACCTGCGACATCGTCCTCGCGGGCGGCAGTGAGTCGGCCCGCTCCCGTATGGCGGCGACGTGCTTCACCCGGATGCGGGCCCTCTCCCGGCGGCGCGAGCAGCCGGCTCTCGCCTGTCGTCCGTTCGACGCCGAACGGGACGGAATGGTCCTGGGCGAGGGCGCCGCCGTTCTCGTCCTGGAGCGGCCCGCCACCGCGCGCGCCCGTCGGGCACGGGTCCTCGCCCTGCTGGGCGGCTACGGCGCCGGATCCGACGCGTACCATCCCGTGGCTCCCCACCCTGGGGGAGAAGGGGCGGCCCGGGCCATCTCCGCCGCCTTGGCCGACGCGGGGTGCGGCCCCCGGGACATCGGGCTGGTCAACGCGCACGGCACCGCCACCGTCCTCAGTGACGCCTCCGAGGCGGCGGCCCTCACGCGTGTCTTCGGAGCCGACGCACCACCGGTGACCGCGTCCAAAGGCGTCATCGGCCACACCCTCGGGGCGGCCGGGGCGGTCCAGGCGGCCTACACGGTCCTCGCGCTGCGGCACGGAGCCGTCCCGCCGGTGGCGAACTTCGCGCACCAGGAAGGGGACCACAAGCTCGACATCGTGGCCGGGCACCCTCGCGCGACGGCCGCAGAGGCCGGAATCAGCTGCTCCTTCGGATTCGGCGGCCAGAACGCGGTCCTGCTGTTCACGGCTCCCTGA
- a CDS encoding MMPL family transporter produces MDAVRRRAWLVVVGALLAAVCAWALAPVALSALGTGGAVATGTEAGRAGRQAERLGVPSPDLLLTVDRPGEGGGTGTVREDVGAVVKTLSRHPAVRAVWSAQTTGNTWLRSKDGRSLLIGVRLRGTDKERKTAAPDVVAAARSAASRARVEPSGEVWTNREIDETIEHDLRRAELTAAPVLFLLLVLAYGSVVAALLPVLVAVTAVGCTLPVLGVLAQWTNVSRVAVSAASAVGLGMAVDYSLFLLARVREEMARGVDRETALTAALRSSGRSVAFSAAAVSTCLATAMVVPVPLLRGLSLAGMVVTVLSALVALLVLPSCLRLLGPRVRAWDPLARWRRTDTGDDSRFWRRTTRTVTARPLLAGGLAVLALVLMAVPFTHARLGLVDERTLPPSASAASAAARVGHEFAVPPEHVLSVVVTGLGARDAAPAYAARLNGLPGVAGVRVERTARSAAAGRGEAAVLLVASAAPPGTAEAEALVRRVREEPAPGAVAVAGRAAEIADSATAVCGALPTCGLLLATGLVVLLGLFTRSPVAPLKAVAVAAVSLGAGLGAMVLLFQDGHGRAVLGDFTAPGALDASTLLFVLFITLALSVDYEVFLLGRIREEYERSRDNRGSIVDGIARTGRLMTSAAAAVAVSTAAMGVSHVALLKLIGIGIALGALVDAVLVRGVLVPAVMAALGPANWWTPHGSRIARRTAVRGMTAHAKEGEG; encoded by the coding sequence GTGGATGCGGTACGGCGGCGGGCGTGGCTCGTGGTGGTGGGCGCCCTGCTCGCCGCGGTGTGCGCCTGGGCACTGGCCCCGGTCGCGCTGTCGGCGCTGGGCACGGGCGGTGCGGTCGCCACGGGAACGGAGGCCGGGCGAGCCGGGCGGCAGGCCGAGCGGCTGGGCGTGCCCTCGCCCGATCTGCTGCTCACCGTGGACCGGCCCGGCGAGGGAGGCGGGACGGGGACGGTCCGGGAAGACGTCGGGGCCGTGGTGAAGACCCTCTCCCGGCATCCGGCCGTACGGGCGGTGTGGTCCGCCCAGACGACCGGCAACACCTGGCTGCGGTCGAAGGACGGCCGGTCCCTGCTCATCGGCGTGCGGCTGAGAGGGACGGACAAGGAACGCAAGACCGCGGCCCCCGATGTCGTGGCCGCCGCACGGTCCGCCGCTTCGAGGGCCCGCGTGGAGCCGAGCGGTGAGGTCTGGACCAACCGGGAGATCGACGAGACGATCGAACACGACCTGCGCCGGGCCGAGTTGACGGCGGCACCGGTGCTCTTCCTGCTCCTGGTCCTCGCCTATGGATCGGTCGTCGCCGCCTTGCTGCCGGTCCTTGTGGCCGTGACGGCCGTCGGCTGCACGCTTCCGGTCCTGGGCGTGCTGGCCCAGTGGACCAATGTGTCACGGGTCGCGGTGAGCGCCGCCTCCGCCGTCGGGCTCGGCATGGCTGTCGACTACAGCCTCTTTCTGCTGGCCCGGGTACGCGAGGAGATGGCACGGGGCGTGGACCGGGAAACGGCGCTGACCGCCGCTCTCCGCTCCAGTGGCCGTTCGGTCGCCTTCTCCGCGGCCGCCGTCTCCACCTGTCTGGCCACCGCCATGGTGGTTCCCGTTCCTCTGCTGCGCGGACTCTCCCTGGCGGGGATGGTCGTCACCGTGCTGTCCGCGCTCGTCGCCCTGCTGGTGCTGCCGTCGTGCCTTCGGCTGCTCGGCCCGCGCGTCCGGGCGTGGGATCCGCTGGCACGGTGGCGGCGTACGGACACCGGGGACGACAGCCGCTTCTGGCGGAGGACGACACGCACGGTCACCGCGCGGCCTCTCCTCGCCGGCGGCCTCGCGGTCCTCGCCCTGGTCCTGATGGCGGTCCCGTTCACCCACGCCAGGCTGGGCCTTGTGGACGAGCGCACCCTGCCCCCGTCCGCGTCGGCGGCCTCCGCCGCGGCCCGCGTGGGCCACGAGTTCGCCGTCCCGCCCGAGCACGTCCTGTCCGTGGTGGTGACCGGCCTCGGGGCGCGGGACGCCGCGCCTGCCTACGCCGCACGCCTCAACGGTCTTCCGGGCGTGGCGGGCGTACGCGTGGAACGCACCGCCCGGTCCGCCGCGGCAGGGAGGGGGGAGGCCGCCGTGCTGTTGGTCGCCTCTGCCGCGCCACCCGGCACAGCCGAGGCGGAGGCGCTGGTGCGGAGGGTGCGGGAGGAACCCGCGCCGGGAGCCGTGGCGGTCGCCGGGCGGGCCGCGGAGATCGCGGACAGCGCGACCGCGGTGTGCGGCGCCCTGCCGACGTGCGGGCTGCTCCTGGCGACGGGACTCGTGGTGCTCCTCGGGCTGTTCACCCGCTCTCCCGTCGCCCCCCTCAAGGCCGTGGCCGTGGCGGCCGTCAGCCTCGGGGCCGGTCTGGGGGCGATGGTCCTCCTCTTCCAGGACGGCCACGGCCGTGCCGTGCTCGGCGATTTCACCGCCCCCGGTGCGCTGGACGCCTCCACGTTGCTGTTCGTCCTCTTCATCACGCTCGCCCTGTCGGTGGACTACGAGGTCTTCCTGCTCGGCCGCATCCGCGAGGAGTACGAACGCAGCCGTGACAACCGCGGCTCGATCGTCGACGGCATCGCGCGCACGGGCCGGCTGATGACCTCGGCAGCCGCGGCCGTGGCGGTCTCGACCGCCGCCATGGGCGTGTCCCATGTCGCGCTCCTCAAGCTCATCGGCATCGGTATCGCTCTCGGTGCCCTCGTGGACGCCGTACTGGTACGCGGTGTCCTGGTCCCCGCTGTCATGGCGGCCCTGGGGCCGGCCAACTGGTGGACACCACACGGCAGTCGGATCGCACGGCGGACGGCCGTACGCGGGATGACCGCACACGCGAAGGAAGGAGAAGGCTGA
- a CDS encoding type III polyketide synthase has protein sequence MSRFREGLAWGPDEPLPRVTAIETAVPPHRYRQEDIMAALARTTLMESQTGILMLRKIQANAGVATRHFALPLERLIELDDFTENNRLWHDAALELGERALTGALRAAGVEPGEVDAVISTTVTGLAVPSLEARLAHRVGLRPDVTRIPLFGYGCAGGAAGLARLNDYLRAHPAHVAVLLAVELCSLAYQMQDTSMANIVAGSLFGDGAAAVVAVGGHRGTAAAAAGPQLVDSRSRLVPDSEEVLGWDIGSHGFRILLAPEVPTLTEEHLPKAVHDFLGTYDLLPGQVGSWIVHGGGPKVLTAVERSFDLPPAALEPTRRSLAERGNLSSVSVLDVLHTTMRTPPRPGTPGLVAAMGPGFAIELALVRW, from the coding sequence ATGAGTCGGTTCAGGGAGGGCCTCGCCTGGGGGCCGGACGAACCCTTGCCCCGGGTGACCGCGATCGAGACGGCCGTGCCACCCCATCGGTATCGTCAGGAGGACATCATGGCCGCCCTGGCACGCACCACATTGATGGAATCCCAAACGGGGATCTTGATGCTGCGCAAGATCCAGGCCAACGCCGGAGTGGCCACACGGCACTTCGCCCTGCCGCTGGAGCGGCTCATCGAGCTCGACGACTTCACCGAGAACAACCGCTTGTGGCACGACGCCGCCCTGGAACTCGGGGAACGCGCGCTCACCGGGGCCCTGCGGGCGGCGGGGGTGGAGCCGGGCGAGGTCGACGCGGTGATCAGCACCACCGTGACGGGCCTCGCCGTGCCTTCGCTGGAGGCCCGTCTGGCGCACCGGGTGGGCCTGCGGCCGGACGTCACGCGCATTCCCCTGTTCGGGTACGGCTGCGCGGGAGGAGCCGCCGGACTCGCCCGGCTGAACGACTACCTCCGGGCCCACCCGGCCCATGTGGCCGTCCTCCTGGCGGTGGAACTGTGCTCGCTGGCGTATCAGATGCAGGACACCTCGATGGCGAACATCGTCGCCGGCAGCCTCTTCGGGGATGGTGCGGCCGCGGTCGTGGCCGTCGGCGGACACCGGGGCACCGCAGCCGCGGCGGCGGGCCCCCAGCTCGTGGATTCCCGCAGTCGGCTGGTCCCCGACAGCGAGGAAGTGCTCGGCTGGGACATCGGATCCCACGGCTTCAGGATCCTGCTCGCCCCCGAGGTGCCCACGCTCACCGAGGAGCATCTGCCCAAGGCCGTCCATGACTTCCTCGGCACGTACGATCTGCTGCCGGGCCAGGTCGGAAGCTGGATCGTCCACGGTGGCGGCCCTAAGGTCCTCACCGCCGTGGAGAGGTCCTTCGATCTGCCGCCCGCGGCTCTGGAGCCCACGCGCCGGTCCCTGGCGGAACGGGGCAACCTCTCGTCCGTCTCCGTCCTGGATGTCCTGCACACGACGATGCGGACACCTCCACGGCCCGGTACGCCGGGGCTCGTCGCGGCCATGGGTCCGGGGTTCGCCATCGAACTCGCCCTGGTCCGCTGGTGA
- a CDS encoding isoprenylcysteine carboxyl methyltransferase family protein → MGSGQLPAGLLALITLITVERGFELLVARRHARWAAANGGVEYGRRHYPAMVALHVGLLVGILVEVAAAHRQFVPAVGWPALAATSLVQVARWWCVRSLGPRWNTRVIVVPGMPLETRGPYRWLRHPNYVIVVTEGLALPLVYNAWLTALLFTAANAVLLAVRLQVENRALGLAS, encoded by the coding sequence GTGGGATCGGGCCAGCTCCCCGCCGGGTTGCTGGCACTCATCACCTTGATCACCGTGGAGCGCGGCTTCGAACTCCTCGTGGCACGACGGCACGCGCGCTGGGCCGCCGCCAACGGCGGGGTGGAATACGGCCGTCGGCACTATCCGGCCATGGTCGCCCTCCACGTCGGCCTGCTCGTCGGCATCCTGGTCGAGGTCGCGGCGGCCCACCGGCAGTTCGTACCGGCGGTCGGCTGGCCGGCCCTGGCCGCCACCTCCCTGGTCCAGGTGGCCCGGTGGTGGTGCGTGCGGTCGCTCGGCCCACGCTGGAACACGCGCGTGATCGTCGTCCCGGGCATGCCCCTGGAGACCCGCGGCCCCTACCGCTGGCTCCGGCACCCGAACTACGTCATCGTCGTGACCGAGGGCCTGGCCCTGCCCCTGGTCTACAACGCCTGGCTGACCGCCCTCCTCTTCACCGCCGCCAACGCAGTGCTGCTGGCCGTACGGCTGCAGGTGGAGAACAGGGCGCTGGGGCTCGCGTCATAG
- a CDS encoding MFS transporter: MPSPALDDEPQQTTPHPDHLTPGLSKMGLAAWIALLVLLGAELMDLMDQSVVLTALPAIQESTGAGPAAVQWLTTGYSLPIAVGLITGGRLGDLFGRRRILLVGAAVFTTASLLCGLAAGPGVLIGARALQGVGVAVMIPQILATLHVTFDGQNRSKVFGLYGVIMSLGNVLGPVMGGLLTEADLLGLSWRPIFLVNVPVGLAVLLLGRRFIPESTVPKAARPDLTGMLLSALAIVLIVFPLSEGHLHHWPLWCFALLAAGLLTLGAFLRHQRRKQDNAPLVPLSLFRDRQFSGGTAAQLAHGLLCGLFFMTWTLYLQRGLGMSPFHAALAFVLLSVGELAGATITTKSGGRFARRLPQTGALITLAAMVAYAFRIDAGQGGLTLPAMTAPVVLIGFGLGMVGGPLADLSLARVPHGNAGAASGLFNTAIHLGIALGTALTALVFFATTGGSPDAGLNRDAFVTVLWWVSGLLALMWALMFFLPKHTENRAG, encoded by the coding sequence GTGCCTTCCCCCGCGCTCGACGACGAGCCACAGCAGACCACCCCACACCCGGATCACCTCACACCCGGCCTGTCGAAGATGGGCCTGGCGGCCTGGATCGCCCTCCTGGTGCTGCTGGGCGCCGAGCTGATGGACTTGATGGACCAGTCGGTCGTCCTGACCGCCCTGCCCGCGATCCAGGAGTCGACCGGCGCCGGACCGGCCGCCGTGCAGTGGCTGACCACCGGCTATTCCCTGCCCATCGCCGTCGGGCTGATCACCGGCGGGCGCCTCGGCGACCTCTTCGGCCGGCGAAGGATCCTGCTCGTCGGCGCCGCCGTGTTCACCACGGCCTCGCTGCTGTGCGGCCTCGCCGCCGGGCCGGGCGTGCTGATCGGCGCCCGCGCCCTCCAGGGCGTGGGCGTGGCCGTCATGATCCCCCAGATCCTGGCCACCCTCCACGTCACCTTCGACGGGCAGAACCGCAGCAAGGTGTTCGGTCTGTACGGGGTGATCATGTCGCTCGGCAACGTCCTGGGCCCGGTGATGGGCGGCCTGCTCACCGAGGCCGACCTGCTCGGGCTGTCCTGGCGGCCGATCTTCCTGGTCAACGTGCCCGTCGGCCTCGCCGTGCTCCTCCTGGGACGCCGGTTCATCCCCGAGTCGACCGTGCCGAAGGCCGCCCGGCCGGACCTGACCGGCATGCTGCTGTCCGCCCTGGCCATCGTCCTGATCGTCTTCCCGCTCAGCGAGGGACACCTCCACCACTGGCCGCTGTGGTGCTTCGCCCTGCTCGCCGCCGGCCTCCTCACCCTCGGCGCCTTCCTGCGCCACCAGCGGCGCAAGCAGGACAACGCCCCGCTCGTGCCGCTGTCCCTCTTCCGGGACAGGCAGTTCTCCGGCGGCACGGCCGCACAGCTGGCGCACGGCCTGCTGTGCGGGCTGTTCTTCATGACCTGGACCCTCTACCTCCAGCGAGGGCTGGGCATGAGCCCCTTCCACGCGGCCCTGGCCTTCGTGCTGCTCTCCGTGGGCGAGCTGGCCGGTGCGACCATCACGACGAAGAGCGGCGGACGCTTCGCCCGCCGCCTTCCGCAGACCGGAGCCCTCATCACGCTCGCCGCGATGGTTGCTTACGCGTTCCGGATCGACGCGGGCCAGGGGGGCCTGACCCTGCCGGCGATGACCGCTCCGGTGGTACTGATCGGGTTCGGCCTCGGCATGGTCGGCGGCCCGCTGGCCGACCTGTCGCTGGCCCGCGTCCCGCACGGGAACGCCGGAGCCGCTTCCGGTCTGTTCAACACCGCCATCCACCTGGGCATCGCCCTCGGCACCGCGCTGACCGCCCTGGTGTTCTTCGCCACCACCGGCGGCTCGCCCGACGCCGGGCTCAACCGCGACGCGTTCGTCACCGTGCTGTGGTGGGTCAGCGGCCTCCTCGCCTTGATGTGGGCCCTGATGTTCTTCCTGCCCAAGCACACGGAGAACCGGGCCGGCTGA
- a CDS encoding CGNR zinc finger domain-containing protein, with the protein MDSSATTGLTLRSHTGVAYRFDPGALCLELLTTGGPGPYRRYEVLHGPADLAAWAERSRLTPTPALRISAAEVTDARRLRDALFRVVLAHTRGEPHPPGDITAINEAAARPALAPGISPAGDRQWAGNPTGTHLVATVAQDAVELLTGPFAHRIRTCAAEDCHLVYVDTSRPSRRRWCSMEHCGNRHKVKALRARNAEKG; encoded by the coding sequence ATGGACTCCTCCGCAACCACGGGTCTGACGCTGCGCTCCCACACCGGTGTCGCGTACCGGTTCGATCCCGGCGCGCTCTGCCTGGAACTGCTGACCACCGGCGGCCCCGGCCCCTACCGCCGGTACGAGGTCCTGCACGGGCCCGCCGACCTGGCCGCCTGGGCGGAGCGCTCACGGCTCACGCCGACGCCCGCACTGAGGATCTCCGCGGCCGAGGTGACGGACGCGCGGAGGCTGCGGGACGCGCTGTTCCGAGTGGTCCTCGCCCACACGCGCGGCGAGCCGCACCCGCCCGGCGACATCACGGCCATCAACGAGGCGGCCGCCCGCCCGGCCCTGGCACCCGGCATCTCGCCGGCCGGAGACCGGCAGTGGGCCGGGAACCCCACGGGCACCCACCTGGTGGCCACCGTCGCCCAAGACGCCGTGGAGCTGCTGACCGGCCCCTTCGCACACCGCATCCGTACCTGCGCCGCCGAGGACTGCCACCTCGTCTACGTCGACACCTCACGCCCCAGTCGCCGCCGTTGGTGCTCCATGGAGCACTGCGGCAACCGCCACAAAGTGAAGGCGCTGCGCGCCCGCAACGCCGAGAAGGGATGA
- a CDS encoding VOC family protein, producing the protein MALSWKLVIDSTNAPALADFWAAALEYEVEDPSALVEQLLAAGRIGEEAVAEHRGRKTFRGFAAIRHPDDPFDPFSGVGRGRRLLFQDVPEGKSGKNRLHIDVHGEPGGLDELVDRLEGLGATRAHEVDKGPAGHWWVMRDPEGNEFCVA; encoded by the coding sequence ATGGCACTGAGTTGGAAATTGGTCATCGACAGCACGAACGCGCCCGCCCTCGCGGACTTCTGGGCCGCGGCCCTGGAGTACGAGGTGGAAGACCCCAGCGCCCTCGTCGAGCAGTTGCTGGCCGCCGGCCGCATCGGCGAGGAGGCGGTCGCCGAGCATCGTGGCCGCAAGACCTTCCGCGGTTTCGCCGCGATCCGCCACCCTGACGACCCGTTCGATCCGTTCAGCGGCGTCGGCCGCGGCCGACGGCTGCTCTTCCAGGACGTACCCGAGGGCAAGTCCGGCAAGAACCGCCTGCACATCGACGTCCACGGCGAGCCGGGCGGCCTCGACGAACTGGTGGACCGGCTGGAAGGTCTGGGCGCCACCCGCGCCCACGAGGTCGACAAGGGGCCTGCCGGTCATTGGTGGGTCATGCGGGACCCTGAGGGCAACGAGTTCTGTGTGGCGTAG
- a CDS encoding TetR/AcrR family transcriptional regulator: MSSTAGTRTGRRHRVRDEALAEILRTGRRLLVEEGPGAVTLRAIAREIGMTAPGLYRYYAGHRDLIQALASSLYDELAATLAAARDRHPDAGPGGQLREVCRELRRWALAHPREFGLLFAKPDADADTTPGTAAHDSGWRFGGVLLDLMVRLWREGTIAPPTGLDPAWTAQLEEVREHLDGEPVPLEVIYVFVACWARLYGTVAVEVFGHLDFALTDPEPLFERTLDEILTALGATDTRRPAPGNGPGWTANG; encoded by the coding sequence ATGTCCAGCACTGCGGGAACGCGCACCGGCCGCCGCCACCGGGTACGCGACGAGGCCCTGGCGGAGATCCTGCGCACCGGCCGGCGGCTGCTGGTCGAGGAGGGCCCGGGTGCCGTCACCCTGCGGGCCATCGCCCGCGAGATAGGCATGACCGCCCCCGGCCTCTACCGCTACTACGCCGGCCACCGCGACCTGATCCAGGCGCTCGCCTCATCCCTCTACGACGAACTCGCCGCCACCCTGGCCGCCGCCCGCGACCGCCACCCGGACGCCGGGCCGGGCGGCCAACTGCGCGAGGTGTGCCGCGAGTTGCGCCGCTGGGCGCTCGCCCACCCGCGTGAGTTCGGGCTGCTGTTCGCCAAGCCGGACGCGGACGCGGACACCACGCCCGGCACCGCCGCCCACGACTCCGGCTGGCGCTTCGGCGGCGTCCTCCTGGACCTCATGGTCCGGCTGTGGCGCGAAGGGACGATCGCCCCGCCCACCGGACTCGATCCCGCGTGGACAGCGCAGTTGGAGGAGGTCCGCGAGCATCTCGACGGCGAGCCGGTGCCGTTGGAGGTCATCTACGTGTTCGTCGCCTGCTGGGCGCGGCTGTACGGGACGGTCGCCGTCGAGGTCTTCGGACACCTCGACTTCGCCCTCACCGACCCCGAGCCCCTCTTCGAGCGCACCCTCGACGAGATCCTGACGGCCCTGGGCGCCACGGACACACGACGCCCCGCCCCGGGGAACGGACCGGGCTGGACGGCGAACGGCTGA
- a CDS encoding darcynin family protein: MKYGIVLTYTVTPRWLALSREQRNAMRAAHLEPVFAAHADRVRARFFDAEAFTGRFSDFTVLETDDLGAYYFLIEALRDTPVIAEGYLTFGEVFLGVEDGFEAYERALAAGAAR, from the coding sequence ATGAAGTACGGCATCGTCCTCACCTACACGGTCACTCCGCGCTGGCTGGCCCTCTCCCGCGAGCAGCGCAACGCGATGCGCGCCGCGCACCTGGAACCCGTCTTCGCCGCCCACGCCGACCGGGTGCGGGCGCGCTTCTTCGACGCCGAGGCGTTCACGGGCCGCTTCTCGGACTTCACCGTGCTGGAGACCGACGACCTGGGCGCGTACTACTTCCTGATCGAGGCCCTGCGCGACACCCCGGTCATCGCTGAGGGCTACCTGACCTTCGGCGAGGTGTTCCTGGGCGTCGAGGACGGCTTCGAGGCGTACGAGCGGGCCCTGGCCGCCGGAGCGGCCCGCTGA